From Anaeromusa acidaminophila DSM 3853, a single genomic window includes:
- the nrdD gene encoding anaerobic ribonucleoside-triphosphate reductase yields the protein MFTMIRKRDGREVSFDETKITDAIFKAAKAVGGADRQMAMELTLDVLRFLKQKYNGGSFTVEDVQDTVEKILIEKGHAKTAKAYILYRYQRTRMRESQSELMDAVADILVETSRENANVSNSPSAKMLQIASAASKAYYLNRLIPEEMAQAHRRGDIHIHDLDFYGKTLTCVQIPLGKLLHSGFNNGHGFIRSPKRPASATALAAIILQSSQNDMHGGQSFAFFDRDMAPFMEQASEEEVYQAMEALIYNLNSMHSRAGAQVPFSSLNIGTDTSPAGRSVIKNILLAYEKGLGRGENPIFPNIIFRIQEGVNFNPGDPNYDLFQLAMRVASQRLNPTFSFMDSSFNAPYGDQVGYMGCRTRTMANCCGPEVTDGRGNLSFTTINLPRLGIKAERDLMKFYQSLSDLIDLACEQLYHRYQVQASLKVKDMPFLMGQHLYLESEALKPNDPIEPVIKHGTLSVGFIGLAETLIALTGAHHGEDEEARALGEEIVSFMRDKVDKAIDKYGLNYSLLATPAEGLSGRFLRMDRKEYGIIPGVTDRDYYTNSFHVPVYYPINAFEKVRIEGPYHKMTNAGHISYVEFSSPPVNNLAAVEAVLRHMKENDFGYAGINFPVDFCQKCGYLGVIETESCPSCSATSVRRVRRITGYLSTTERFNDSKQQELNERVSHFRK from the coding sequence ATGTTCACAATGATTCGGAAAAGAGATGGCCGAGAAGTTTCTTTTGATGAAACAAAAATTACCGATGCTATTTTTAAGGCGGCGAAAGCTGTAGGCGGTGCGGACCGGCAAATGGCAATGGAATTGACTTTGGATGTGTTACGCTTTTTAAAGCAAAAATACAATGGCGGCAGTTTTACTGTAGAAGATGTTCAAGATACGGTTGAAAAAATCCTAATTGAAAAGGGCCATGCCAAAACAGCAAAAGCTTATATTTTATATCGTTACCAACGGACTCGAATGCGTGAATCCCAGTCGGAATTAATGGATGCTGTAGCTGATATTTTGGTAGAAACGAGCCGTGAAAACGCTAATGTTTCTAATTCCCCATCAGCTAAAATGCTGCAAATTGCATCGGCGGCGAGTAAAGCTTACTATTTGAACCGTTTAATTCCAGAAGAAATGGCTCAGGCGCACCGACGCGGAGATATCCATATTCACGATCTGGATTTTTACGGCAAAACCCTGACTTGCGTGCAAATTCCGTTGGGGAAATTACTGCATTCCGGTTTTAATAACGGTCATGGTTTTATCCGCTCTCCGAAACGTCCGGCTAGTGCGACTGCGTTAGCTGCCATTATCTTGCAAAGCAGTCAGAATGACATGCATGGAGGACAAAGCTTTGCTTTTTTTGATCGCGATATGGCGCCGTTTATGGAGCAGGCTAGTGAAGAAGAAGTCTATCAAGCCATGGAGGCCTTGATTTACAACCTCAATTCCATGCATAGCCGAGCTGGAGCGCAGGTTCCTTTTTCCAGTTTGAATATCGGAACTGATACGTCGCCAGCTGGTCGCAGTGTAATCAAAAATATTCTCTTGGCTTATGAAAAAGGTTTGGGACGAGGTGAAAATCCGATTTTCCCGAACATCATTTTCCGAATTCAAGAGGGCGTTAACTTTAATCCTGGCGATCCCAACTATGATTTGTTTCAATTAGCCATGCGCGTAGCGTCCCAGAGATTAAATCCTACTTTTAGCTTTATGGATTCTTCTTTTAATGCGCCTTACGGGGATCAGGTTGGCTATATGGGGTGTCGGACCCGTACGATGGCTAACTGTTGCGGACCGGAGGTTACCGACGGCAGGGGAAATCTCAGCTTTACGACCATTAACCTGCCGCGGCTGGGAATCAAGGCAGAACGAGATTTGATGAAGTTTTATCAAAGTTTGTCTGATTTGATCGACTTGGCTTGCGAGCAGTTGTATCATCGTTATCAAGTGCAGGCGAGTTTGAAAGTCAAAGATATGCCTTTTTTGATGGGGCAGCACTTGTATTTAGAATCGGAAGCGCTCAAGCCGAACGATCCGATTGAGCCGGTGATCAAACATGGCACGTTGTCAGTAGGGTTTATTGGATTGGCGGAGACTTTGATTGCTCTTACTGGCGCTCACCATGGCGAGGACGAAGAAGCAAGGGCATTGGGGGAAGAAATCGTCTCCTTTATGCGTGATAAAGTTGATAAGGCGATTGATAAATATGGCTTGAATTATTCCTTGCTGGCTACGCCTGCCGAAGGCCTGTCTGGTCGTTTCTTGCGTATGGATCGTAAGGAATACGGCATTATTCCTGGTGTGACGGATCGCGATTATTATACAAATTCGTTCCATGTACCTGTATATTATCCCATTAATGCCTTTGAGAAGGTGCGCATTGAAGGGCCCTATCACAAAATGACCAATGCAGGCCACATTAGCTATGTGGAATTTAGTTCCCCGCCTGTTAATAATTTAGCTGCAGTGGAAGCGGTATTGCGGCATATGAAAGAGAATGATTTCGGCTATGCAGGTATCAATTTCCCTGTTGATTTTTGCCAAAAATGCGGTTATCTAGGGGTTATTGAGACGGAGTCCTGCCCCTCTTGCAGTGCTACCTCGGTACGGCGCGTGCGTCGAATTACCGGTTATTTGAGTACTACCGAGCGGTTCAATGATTCTAAACAGCAGGAATTGAATGAACGTGTCAGTCATTTTCGAAAATGA